The following DNA comes from Neoarius graeffei isolate fNeoGra1 chromosome 25, fNeoGra1.pri, whole genome shotgun sequence.
CGTAGAGCGTTCCTGATGACGGAGTTGGGAATATACTAAAAGTTTGTTGAAAGTGGAGACAGCCTAATTTGTACAGGCCTCAGAAAAACAATTCTAATTGCGGTTGTGCTCACAGTATGGACAGGAATCATCAGGCTTCTGTTTTAAAGCATTACGAGGTTAAAAACATGCATGAGAAAGAACCAGTGTTATCTCTGAATGGAGAGGTGGTCCTCAGTTCTAGTTACATTCTAAACGGTTATTCCAGCAAGCCCACCGACAACGACGGTAGCGGCTCTGAGAGCGGATACACGACACCGAAAAAGAGGAGAGCGAGACGCAGCAGCATGAAGGGCCCAGAGAACACGAGTCGGGAAAAGGAGAAAGCAGCGAAGCCCTATTCTAAACAGGATACAGAAACTTCAAACCAGGAGGGGTCTGGGAAAGCGCTACACTCTCGACCTAACTGCACCAGGACTTACCTTAAACCAGAGGTGCACGCAGGGGCTCGTAGGACAGGTGTTCAGGACGCAAGCCTTGTGTCCGAGGTGCAGCATAGAAACTCAGACAGCAAGACGTCTTTTGGTCTTGTTGGTAAAAAGACCGATGATCGGATCGGTAAAAccaaactggtctcctcagtgagCTCTAAAGAGGACTCGTGGACTTTGTTCAAGCCTCCACCTGTGTTTCCTGTGGACAACAGCAGCGCTAAGATAGTCCCGAAAATCAGTTACGCAAGCAAAGTTAAGGAGAACCTCAACAAAGCGACGCAGGCCAGTGCAGAGACGTCACAAACGTCTGGAAAGCTCTCTCACGTTCCCATGTCTGCTGTAAAAACTGTCACATCTGCAAGCTTTCCGAACATCCCTGCATCTCTGGATGATAATGGGTGTTACTCTGTGGAAACATCTTTCAATTCCATTTCTGGTGATAACGGTGTACCTTCTGGTTCCTCGAACCAGGTTGAAGAGGACGGAGAGTCCGCCCCAGATAACGGTTGCACCTCGTCGTCTTGTCTGTCTGCTCCAGAGCCACGGAAATCGAGTCTTTTTGTTTACCCGCACAAACCTTTAAATATGCAACCCCCTGCTGCTCAGACAAATCAGAAAGCTCTCGGggacatcttccagaaccagtggGGCCTGTCGTTCATCAACGAGCCCAATGCAGGCCCAGAAGGGGCGTCTGTTTCTCGTAAGGCTGTGCCATTGGAAATTTCAGACATTACGTTTCAGGGTGGAAATATTCCGTTCCTCATCCAGCCATCCCTGAACGCCGTTTCTCTCCCAGCACCTCAGGATGTGCAGAGAAGGACTAACGGGACCGATGTGGCTGTGAAACCATGTTCCGCTTCCCGCACTGCCACCAGTCAGGACTGTCCACAACCCCAACCTGCCCATCTGGAAGAGTGTAAAACGGAGTGCAGGAGTTCAGGCGCTTCTTACGAGGAACTGGAAGCAGAGTTTATGATGAACTACGAGGATTTGTCTCAGATGCACACTGTAAACGAGCAGGATGGAGCTCACGGGTGGGGATGGGCTGATCTGCAAGCTGCTGTCCTTTACCACACTAAAGGTACGCTTTACCTGTAAACCTGCTCCAGTGAATAAGGTTGGAATTGAATGAATTTGATTTCCGATACTGAAATGCATCATGCTGTTATGTGATCCAAAATCTCTTGCTGTACATGTGAAGGATTTTTTATATAAAAAATTGTTTATATCAGCAATATTTGCATATTGAGGGAGTATATAATTTTTTGTCTTGCAGAATTTGAGTATCTTCTCACTCTTCACAAGCAAGGTAAGCACTTGTTTTCCCTAAATATTGTATTTCACATCCTGTAGTTACACCGTAGGGCTTCTCATGACTTTCCGTACACATGCAGAAGCGGCGGTAATCCGAACGCTGTTGTTCAAACATTCGCTGCATGTCTTACGTACATCTAGAGGATTAAAAAACAACATCCACTCGATCCACAGCCGAGCCAAAACATTCCTTTAAAATGTTGAGCGGCGGCGGTTGTTTTACACGCAGCTCACAAGCTTTGTTTCTCTTTAAAACTTTCCACTGTCATTGTGATTGTCATGAGCTGCGTCTGAAATCAGAAACTCTTTAGCTGTAGAGAAAATCCAGAAAACTGAGACGCAAACGGGCATTTTGGTAAGTTTAAAGGCAGCGTGAGAAGATTTTAAAATTAACTGTAGAACTGATTAGTGTTCATACTCGATGATGGTTTAGAGTCATGCATCAGTACACGGTTTGAGATGCGTTGTTAGTTTTTATTAGTTTGCAGACGCAATGTCACATGGTGCTACACTGACCACCACCTTCGTGTGCAGCCACGTGACAAAATAGTGTGACGTATGTGTCCGCCGCCACGTTGGATGATGTAGAAATCCAAAATGCTGTCTTGTGCGAACAGTAACCGTGATGCAGCTCTGACTTTCTTGAAATATTCTGATGCTCTGGAGTCgtctgccaagtcaagattcgGAGAAAAAGTTGAAGTTTGTGGTTTTGACCGGTATGTTAAAGCCGTCCgattatacagaggatttagcctcattaccAGCGACGAACTATCTCGTTCTCCCAAAAAAAAAGGTGCATAAGCAAAACGAAATTACTGGGTTACTGGAACAGCATtgctaatatctcacctggcaaagttgacccacattgttGTTCTTGTGTATCCAAATTCGCTGAAGTTTgtgctgcttctaatctggctttcatGGCAGAgctttcatttatcctgttgcttctcGATACTGCGACATGAGTTTTTGTCCATatttgagtgttggtgcccaatctggattttaTCGTGTAGGTCTCCtagtgctcctgcaaggtgagaagcagaatGTTCGTGTTAAAGCTCAAAATTCAAGTTAATCAGCAGAAAGCAGCTTTAATTAACAGTGAACTCTTCTTATCAGATATAAAGTGGccaccagacacacacacctggatgtaattggctttttcctcagttaagccCTTATTTTTTGAACGCACGACGTTCTCTGGACAGTCTGTTCTTCATCCGTTCTGTTgcagtttttaattattttgggaattctgaaggaCCGGGGTGTTTTGtcacgagtagcattattacagcaattatatcccgcacacaaaggaggctctgtctgtctttttttttttcaaaggcaATGAAATTGAAAAAGCATGAAGCATCGTAGCGGCTCACACGTGAAGTGCCACCACCTTGGTGGTGGTTGTTATCCAACACGGTGGATTTCCAGTTTGGAAAATAAGTGTGATGTCACGTGCGCGCGAAGAATTATTGATGCTGGTATTGCATCATGTGGTACACAAGTAACACTCGAAATGACTGCAAGATACGCATGGCAGCCATTTTGCATACTCGTATGTGTAGTGAAAGTCAGGTAGACTTGAGCATTGAgagaagtctaaagtccttcccgcaccgtgTGGTGCATTAggcagtgccgatctccatttctgtagccctctgcctctcgcctattacatagctagggttacagtgggggatgctggtcctctggtaaccgcgagagtttgagagAAGGGGAGGAGACATACTGGAGTGACGTGAAAAAAAATTATCCCAAAGTGCCACTCTGGAGGACTGGAATTCGGATCAGATCCAACCGAAGCCCTGAGCAGGATAAAGTGTGTATGAATAAAATTGTCTCTTTTATAATAATCTAtcacttttttttcctctctttcatAGATCCAAAAAAGGTGATGTATTATGAAGAGATCATGGACGGACCTGATCATTGAGGTGTTGAGTATCAGTATTGCATCTGCTCCACCTTCGGTGCTACACTCAGATCTGATCCTGGATGTGAACCTTCTGGTCCGACCACAACCAACCAGACAGGAGTGTTGGATGATGAATGGAGTTGTTGGTTTGTTCTGCACATTAGACTGCTTTGAGCTGTACAGAGGCAGTGGACTATGCACAAACACTATCGCAAAACTGTTTAAGGTGGAAGGGATTTTGTGTGGGGGAGTGATGCAGCCACCACCCTGGAGCTTTCCAGATACAAATACAATCTTCCCAGTCATTCAGTTTCATCCTGCATTGAAATTAGTCATGCTTGTTAGTCCCCCCCCCATTTATGCAATGCTCATAAACAGTCCAGAAGGGCAAATTTGAATCTTTCTGACCTTCCTGCTCAGGAGGAAGAACAGAAATTGATTATTCTTAACTTTAtctgcttgaaaaaaaaaagccctaaactttttcttttccttctctccccctcctctttcTTTTCTGTGTGAAGTCATGATCCAGCATTGCAACAAGCTTGAAATCACTTCTTGCTCAGCAGGCTTGTtgtagcatgagagagagagagagaggggaaaaaaccccaaacttttattttagatttctgcaGAAAGTCATTTAGAGCTCAGTATTATTAATATTTCCCAACTAGTCATCGTAGAAAAGTGTGTATCGTTCCTAAAAGTTGGGCTTCTCAGCGATGCGTTACTTGAAATACACGGCTGAGAAAATGGAAAAGGAATGGAGGGGAAAATAAAATCCTCTAATGAAAGAGTTTAGATGAGGAAACCTTGGTGGCATCCCACACTGACCaagttgaactttttttttttttaataatacagCAAATAAATACAAACGACTTTGTTGTGCACGCTGCTGAGAAGCAGCTGTGACCGGACAGAGCTGTACTCGGTCTTTTCCGTTCTTTCTGGTGTAAGACTGTAATATTTCTTTGCACATTTCTGTTGTGAGAGCTAATGTAAAAGCTGCAACCGTAATCAGCTGATTGTACTCAAGCCTCACCATCTACTGTGACATTTCATGAGCAAGGCCTTTCTTCAGAACTCAATGGTACACTGTGCCGAGGTATATcgcggtcacttttttttttttttaatcatcttgGACACACAGACCAAAGATCGGGCCGGAGTTTGAGTTTAGATGACCATCTCTTAGGCTTGGTTTAAATAAGcaatctttctttttctttttctaacCAAGCAAAGGTGTTTGGCTCATCATATGAGTAATAGCACTTTATACAcacgtactggtttaaagttgacTACACCTATCTGAAACATGAGTTACTAACTCCTGCTTCGAATGGCTTTGAGCTGTTGTGCTTTCAAGAATAATTAACTCTTTTTACTCAGGTAGAATTGGGGGAAGCCATTGCAAAGCGGagcgtttttgttttttcttttcacaCGGTGCGTTTGATGGAGAATGATCCCAGCTAGCGTTGGCACGTGTTCCTCTTCTGTGTACTCGCTATTCGTCAAAACTCCTGCTTCTCAATTCCTTCGTATGTTGGATTGATGTGATCACAATATGgcctgtgtttttgtttttcttttaaaggtGCAGTTTGTAATTTTTAAACCGTTTAAGGGTGCTGTCACACGCTTATCAAAGTGTaatcaatacttttttttaaaattgttttatGCTTGGTTTTTCACAATGCATGTAATTCagtgattcaaaaaaaaaaacttggatgaGGGGGCGTGTAGGACAGAAAACGTGGCCGCCTCGTTCGTTCATtcgtcaggaaaaaaaaattgatgtcgAAGTCATGAAATTGACCTGAGCTTGGAGACTTTGTAATGCGCGCTAAATAAATGActagataaatatataattagATTAAAATGTTTTGTTATATCCACTATTTGTCTCATATTATTGATCGTTGGTCCAAATCTCCAGAGGGCATCACATTTCTGCAGCACTGCAGCTGGTTCTGGTTcagtttacaaaaaaaacccatcctGAAAGGATTCCTGAGTCGGTTCACTTTCTCATTGTAATCGAATCACACTTTGAAGCTCTTGCACGAACAAGCTGCTTGTTTTGGTCTACACTTGAATATGATTGTGGTGTCATGATTCACACCTGCTGGAAGAACGGCCCAGAGGAGGAGAACACACCGGGGTTCCGCTGAAACGTGTTAAACGCTATACGAGTGAAAGAAACCTAACTAACCTCTGATGATTTTCATTTTCACTTTAGAATTATACAATGTTTGCATTACATTTGGAATGGATTGAGCTTGTTTTAATTTTTAAGCATCTGTTTACAGTTTTCTTGCCTGGAAATTAGCTCCGCCCATACCCCCACACACTGTTTTTCCAAGGACAGCTGCTCAGCACTGACGTTTCcagcagagtgggtgtggtcagtTATTATGAAGAAGAGGGTGGGATTAAAAGACTTTCACTGTAGTGGATAAAAATGACAAACTGCTCCTTTAAAAGATGACACATTACTGCTTTAACCCAAGTCAGCTGTGGACAGTCGGATTCTCTTGTGCACCCAGTTATATGCAATCGCAGGAGTTGTGTGcagtttatcattttctttggatTTGAGGATTCCCCCCCGCACAAGGGCTGAAAACATGCCGAGAGATGCAGGAGGGAGGTTCAAGACGCTCATTACGCTGGAACTGGTTTTGTCAGTGAGCAAAACAGCAGATTGAGTGTTTGCATGCTTCGCTATTGAGATGCGGTATTTAATCtcaattttttttggaataaaATGTAGCTCGTTTTTAACTTGACATATTACTTCATCGTGAGCATTTCTGTtaggtagtgtttttttttttttccattgtgtcaCCTCATTAATATTGTGCAAGTTATTTACGTCTGTCACATGATCAGGAAACGCAGCGACTCTCGTCCCAAGTCGCGCAAGTTGATTTTGTTCCAATAAGCGCGTCACTATTTTCAGTTAAACTTCTTAATCATGCCACATTTATGCAcctgtttttttgtctttttttgacattaacaaaaaacaaactcaTTTAATTGTActataaattaaatttttattcaCACTGATGGTCCTGTTcagaatggatttaaaaaaattaaactaaTAAAGAAATAATAGTTTTTAAATTCCATGACATATTTTCAAAGCACTTATTTTATTTTAAGGTTCTATTTTATACAAAAGTATAGGAGTGACACTATAGATGTATATGATATACATGGGTAAGTTTGGTATTTGAAAGGCTTTGTCTAGGCATGTGCCGATTTTTATCTTTTATACAACATCCATGAAGAGATACAGAAATGCGATGTTACagttcaaaagtttgtgcaccctgagGCTGAAGGTTTCCTGTGAATTGAATAATTTATTGAAAGTGTAGTAtgatgtgttttatatatatatataaaaaaagtaaTTTATATAGGTTAACATCGGCACATGTCTAGTTGTATCGTAGCTTTAGGGATGTATGAGGCGGAGGATTAGCATGGACATGAAAGCTGGTTTTGTGTGTGCGCCGAGTTGAAGCGGTGTGTGTGTTGCCCTGAAGATGATGTGCAATGGCATTTCGACTCCAGAGCTTAAGATATGCAAGTTTCCCTTGTTGCTCTCGCCTCCTGTTGGTGCCTGAACAAACCATTTTATTATTTAGACGATTTTAATATCTCCTTTTGTTTTTAGTGTTATATTCGATTTCTTGTTTCAGAAACAATCAGTGCCATGATTTCCTGTCTTTCCAACAGTTTCTTTTATTTTACTTTGTAATGTATGGGGATTGATAgatataaaatacattttttttttttagctgcgcTTTTAGAGGTCACTGTCCGAGTTTGACGTTTGATCTTTTGAGGCCTGTGTTTAACAGTCTAAACGCTAAATCACTAAATCCATTTTCGAGCCTTTGACACAGATCTTTTCACTGGCTGAATCGGTTTCCTTTATCCCTTTCAACTATATGCTAAATAAgctcttttatttatttcccATGCACACACTAGACTAACTTTCAACACTGTGTTTGGGAGAATGCACATTTTAGgaaatgtgttttgtttgtttttttccttccccTCTTTAAATGTAGCTGAATTTGTTTAAAAGATTATTTTAGTCATGTTGAATGGAGTAGGCTGCTGTCAGCCCAGCTTGCTGTGTAATGGCTGGAGGACTCGTtgtcttatcttttttttttttccttttcttttttggtGAGCTGTCATCAGCAGGCAAAAAAAAAGGGAGAAACGGATTTAGTTGTGGCTCAGGGGTGGATAAATGATGTTTTTATTAGCTAATCCACCAGGCAAGCGAAAACGCCAGTATCCTGCCTCGTCGTGTTTGGGTTGCCTGGAAATGTCACTGACCAGAGGAAAAAGTAATAGCTCAAGAAATCTAATCTAACTAACTGTAGcgattgtattaaattaaatttttttttttggtagtttAGCATTGCTAAAGTCAATAAggagggttttcttttttttcttcctttgttTATTGAATGTGCTTCATCTGCTGGACAAGtacgaataaaaataaataaaaacaaaaaatacaatatGCTATCTGCTTGTGCCAGGATTACGAGATTTGTCCACCCCTGTGGCTGTTAGGCTTATGATAAACCACTGATCTGTTCTGTGCTTGGATTGGATTCTGCCTCTTGGATAAACATGTGAAATGCCTCAATGGGAAATCTTTACAGGAGACCTGGCATAATaagacacagtactgttcaaatatttgaggctttttttttttttggtgacatGAAAAAGTGAAAATCATGTAAGGATGCACCGATCcctttatttgatttattttatgtactgaaattaGATACTTGCATTAGGCTGATGGGTTATGCCGATGAAGCAACAATTCTGAGTTACTTGACAAACCGGCGACTCTGACGTCTCTCGGCTCACGTGTCATTTAGGACATGTGATTATGGCGTAAAAGGATTTTGAGTTGTGAAATGTCGAATCTGATGCACATCCTGCCTGTCGTGTTCAACTGAATTACAAACCTTCCCACTACGTCCCTGGAAACTTTGGGGAAAATGTCAGCATGGTGTATGACTGACGGACTTCTTCCTTGTTGCATTGGATCGGTGCATCCTGAAAGCTCCACGTAAAAGGAATATACAATCCAGTTCCCAAAGTGCTGCTTTATTGGATTACATGTGAAATCAAAGTTTTGGTTTCTGTTCCTTGTTTTATGAACGAACTTTATCATGTTTTTGCATCCTTGAGCCCCATCCACGGAGGTGTCCATGGCTGTAAGGGAAGTGTGTACCGTATGTGACCGAGAGGGAGAGGATACTCACTGTGCCAGTGTCATATCGGGTAAATATCACCAGTGCCACGTCACGACAACTGCCAAGTTTGACTCATCACGTCCTCTCCATGTTATCTTGTTtcatctttttgtgtgtgtgtgtgtactgacgcTGTTGGAATTCTTGAGGCAGGTTTTTGTTTTCCGATTAAAGCAAAATCGTGTCTCCAGTAATTGGAATTGTGAAAGTGTCTGGATGTGATTTATTTCACACGAGCGTGAGAGTGTCCTGTTCAGCTTCCTTGACCATGTAAATTGTTCAAACGTGTTTTCACAACTTTTCTGTCCCTATTAAAATGCTGAATTGATTTCAACAtcgtatgtgtgtgagtgatgaCTAAACCTTTTATCACAGTAGTACATTACACACTTTAAGTTCCGAGAACCATCTCTGATAGAACTCTGAACCAGTATTTGCTTAAGACTTTTAAGGGGTCTTGCagaggtggtggtggttgttattgtttctataagaACCACTTCATTGTTTGATTGCTGTAGCAAGATATTCTGTCAGGATTGCATGCGATCTGTAACAAAAAGTTTTCCACTACAGGAAAGTCTTTTGGGACAGAGGAGTTGTTACTCTAATGCAAGTTAAAGCAGGTACTAATGTCTCGCATGCATTCCAGAGCATAAGTAACAAACTACACAAGTGACGTGGTGATGTTCTTTAGCTTAAGTCGTTAGAAATTGTTCATATCCTTGctttggtataagaggaataaaacactttgagacATGTAGTTTCTGGGAAATAATCAAACGTGTTTTATTCTTGCACagtcttgccaactattacatttgttttatttctttatattTGCTTTGAATGTTATGAGAACAAGCAAAATGATACAAACCTATTCTTAAAGCTGCTCCTGAATTCATTCCTAATATAATTATAAAATTGTGCATGTGATCTGATCTTTGGTACAAGTATATGTTCAGTATTTCTTCGTTCTTTGGTCCAGTAAACTAAAAGCTTGGTGTGAAAGTTCTGTTTGTGTAGCTGTGTGCAGCAGGGGGCACTGTTTACTTATTCCTGGTTTAAACGTACACTCCTTTACAATCTTAAATctcctttacacattttaaaaacagGGCTGTGTTCCAATAATATTTTAATGTGACTGCCCCTTGCCATTTCTCAGTGAAGGGAGAGCCCTGTCGCCATCTCGGTTTTGGCGGCGAAGGCCGTTGAATGCAgacaactgtctgtctgtctggaaaACTAAATATTAAAGCGAGaatgcctttcaatttcataaaattggtgaaatttagttccctctgaaatttggccatTGTGATAGGTTTATTTCTGTAGTATCTCACAAaataggccattctgtggctgggaagttatttaatttgaggggattcccgagcaaataaggtccatgaaatcgcttgctttgcacagtcaagcagacagaggaagtctgtgcgcGCATGCACAGATttgccttcttttgggttttacagcagctggtgtccagtgttgcattactgtcatctacaggtttacctttgtgcACTGATGATTCCATCATTTTGTTGCTATAAATGAACAGCtggtcacaccgaggtgctcgctgaccgccgatattttagtttggtcctgtgtttcctttccttcgcaacataacgtcttttcttgtcgctttctgttactgtagtcagtctcatGTTTTATTCACACattcacgtcctccgtttttctctcctgtttcaaatttgtatcccgcaatgccttgcatgaacagagaaagcccaccacgtgatgcatgacgtagtatgctatattgggtcatggtgaagcaggaaaaaatagcagagaatttaggaccacctggctctaaattcattaattgttctgttaaaataaaattggaagtctgtgattcgaattcaggagcttttggtccactaaacaaaaataattaggggttggggaaaatttatttttatgacttggaaaaatctgaaaggcagtctaccttttaacTCCTTCAGCTTGTATGACAAGTAGTGAGCTGTACAGCTGCTTGTTCCATGGAGTCTCCTGAAGGATTCTTTGGCTTGGAAGTTCTGGCTAAAACATCTGCTGTTGTACATCATGTTGTTATATAAAACCCAGAGATGCTATATTTCGTCTGTGGTTATCCACTCCTAATCCTTTTGGGCTATATTTGACATAATTATAGGGGAAATTCACTGAtgaattaattatttaattaatgcATAATTTAATGAATTGTACATTATGTATTTATGTATACATTAATTATATACCATTAAATGTATCAATTATAATTAATGAATTTGATGTAGCTCAATAAATTCAAATAAAGCCCCAAAAAAGATTTCAATAAGCCAATATATCAACAGTACAACAAACACCCAGAAGATGGGACAGAAATAATAAAACAAAGGCGTTGGGGGGGAACCATGATGCCCAATAAAAGCCTGAATGCAATGCATGAATTATATATTTGAATTATAATAGTTATGTATACTTGTTTGTGCCATTAgatgggaggttttttttttttatttaaataaattccTGGACTCTCCACTCACCCAGATGTTGATGTAGCTGTGAATGATGGAAGCGTGTGATAATCAAAGTCCTGTGAAGCCAAATGCACTAAATGTCATTGCTGTGAATTAAATAAGTTTGCGCTGTCccaagggtgtacaaacttttttctttttgtacCCGACTCTGTAGTACATCTTGACGTTAAtgcaaacttctttttttttttagaacattGGCCATCAAAACAGGAATTTCTGCTGTCCCCCCCACTGACTGCAGTCTTGAGATTCCTGAATTGCTCAGCTCACTGGAACATTCTTTCATACGTAACAGTCTGAAATAGGAGGAACAGATGGGCACCGCTTACACTATTTTTAGATGCTGATGCAACACGCTCACACTGCTGATGGatggctgggtgtgtgtgtgtgtgttcctgtcttGATCCCAGTTTTTTTCTTTCTAAGATTATtagctgtttttttattttctcctagTAACCTGCGTAATTAATTCACAGCAGCATAACCATACActaatcactgtgtgtgtgttttactagaCAGCATTCCGTGCTGTTTACACATTCTcaactgtgattggtcagaaggtgttgattaatttgtaCAACAGCAGCTATGACTATTATTGTAAGAGCTGCAAATTACAGGCT
Coding sequences within:
- the LOC132873014 gene encoding FMR1-interacting protein NUFIP2-like, yielding MDRNHQASVLKHYEVKNMHEKEPVLSLNGEVVLSSSYILNGYSSKPTDNDGSGSESGYTTPKKRRARRSSMKGPENTSREKEKAAKPYSKQDTETSNQEGSGKALHSRPNCTRTYLKPEVHAGARRTGVQDASLVSEVQHRNSDSKTSFGLVGKKTDDRIGKTKLVSSVSSKEDSWTLFKPPPVFPVDNSSAKIVPKISYASKVKENLNKATQASAETSQTSGKLSHVPMSAVKTVTSASFPNIPASLDDNGCYSVETSFNSISGDNGVPSGSSNQVEEDGESAPDNGCTSSSCLSAPEPRKSSLFVYPHKPLNMQPPAAQTNQKALGDIFQNQWGLSFINEPNAGPEGASVSRKAVPLEISDITFQGGNIPFLIQPSLNAVSLPAPQDVQRRTNGTDVAVKPCSASRTATSQDCPQPQPAHLEECKTECRSSGASYEELEAEFMMNYEDLSQMHTVNEQDGAHGWGWADLQAAVLYHTKEFEYLLTLHKQDPKKVMYYEEIMDGPDH